The proteins below come from a single Bombus fervidus isolate BK054 chromosome 15, iyBomFerv1, whole genome shotgun sequence genomic window:
- the LOC139994660 gene encoding very long chain fatty acid elongase 6-like, whose amino-acid sequence MNKEDSPQIIEPTYSHVFNFEKAYSYPDSQKWLQNNFQYCYYSCIIYAILILGGKYYMSSRPKFDLKRPLALWSGLLAVFSIIGFCRTAPEMFSTLRHHGFYYGICIPSNLSQDHVSGFWTLIFVLSKILEFGDTIFIVLRKQPLIFLHFYHHLIVVPYSWSIYVETIAASRWYVVMNYFVHSWMYSYYTLKAMRYKLPKGFAMMITTMQLLQMAIGCFVTIAAYYYRESYELPCYITHKNFIFSFIIYFSFLILFGNFFFKAYFSDKRKNKVGENVHVNGRKDCYKSKTS is encoded by the exons atgaaTAAAGAGGATTCTCCGCAAATCATTGAACCTACCTACTCGCATGTCTTCAACTTCGAAAAAGCCTACTCTTATCCAGACTCTCAGAAATGGCTCCAGAATAATTTTCAGTATTGCTACTACAGCTGTATTATTTACGCGATCCTAATTTTGGGCGGGAAATATTACATGTCGAGCAGACCAAAGTTTGATTTGAAGCGTCCACTTGCATTATGGAGTGGATTGCTTGCAGTGTTCTCCATTATCGGATTTTGTAGAACAGCACCGGAAATGTTCTCTACATTGAGACATCATGGATTTTACTATGGTATTTGCATACCTAG cAACCTTTCGCAAGATCATGTTTCCGGCTTTTGGACATTGATATTTGTCCTATCAAAAATCTTAGAATTTGGCGATACGATCTTCATTGTGTTAAGAAAGCAACCATTgatatttctacatttttacCATCATTTAATTGTTGTTCCATACTCTTGGTCCATATATGTGGAGACTATAGCAGCCTCAAGGTGGTACGTCGTAATGAACTACTTTGTTCATTCATGGATGTATTCTTATTATACTTTGAAAGCAATGCGATACAAATTACCAAAAGGCTTTGCCATGATGATTACTACGATGCAGCTGTTACAAATGGCGATTGGTTGCTTTGTAACTATTGCGGCTTACTATTACCGAGAAAGTTATGAACTTCCATGCTACATCACgcacaaaaattttatatttagtttCATCATCTACTTCAGTTTTTTAATCCtatttggaaatttcttcTTCAAGGCTTATTTCTCCGACAAACGGAAAAACAAAGTCGGAGAGAACGTTCACGTCAATGGAAGAAAAGATTGTTATAAATCAAAGACTAGCTGA
- the LOC139995012 gene encoding uncharacterized protein has protein sequence MGDLPEARITESRPFTNVGTDYCGPFYVKERRHRNRSKVKVYVAIFICLATRAVHIELVSDLTTDAFIAALRRFISRRGHCVTILSDNGTNFVGANRELKDLQALFQSTKHKEEIQKFLTDRKIQWHFNPPNSPHFGGLWEAAVKSFKRHLICVVGTEVLTYEHLNTLVIEIEAILNSRLITPISSDPNDPPVIIPGHFLIGEALTTLCERNFRDVPPNRLSSWQRIVQLKQHFWSRWHREYITELTKRNKWNKGAHSIREGTIVLIREDNIPSMQWPLGRVIKVHPGADGIIRTVTVKTANNTLDRGVKRLVPLP, from the coding sequence ATGGGAGATCTCCCAGAGGCGCGCATTACCGAGTCACGGCCTTTTACCAACGTCGGGACAGATTACTGCGGCCCCTTCTACGTCAAGGAAAGAAGACATCGCAATCGCAGCAAGGTCAAGGTTTACGTCGCCATCTTCATATGTCTAGCCACCAGAGCTGTACATATCGAATTGGTAAGTGACCTCACCACCGACGCTTTCATAGCAGCTTTACGACGGTTTATATCCCGGCGAGGACATTGCGTGACAATACTCTCGGACAACGGCACCAACTTCGTCGGGGCTAACAGAGAATTGAAAGATCTCCAGGCCCTCTTCCAGTCAACCAAACACAAAGAGGAGATACAGAAATTTCTCACAGACAGAAAAATACAATGGCATTTTAATCCGCCCAACTCACCACACTTCGGGGGTCTGTGGGAAGCTGCGGTAAAATCGTTCAAACGCCATCTCATCTGCGTCGTCGGCACGGAAGTCTTAACGTACGAACATCTCAACACATTGGTCATTGAGATAGAAGCCATCCTGAACTCCCGTCTCATCACCCCAATATCATCCGATCCTAATGACCCACCTGTCATCATTCCTGGTCATTTTTTAATAGGAGAAGCTCTAACCACTCTATGCGAAAGAAATTTCAGAGACGTTCCACCAAACCGATTATCCAGTTGGCAGCGGATCGTCCAGCTAAAACAACATTTTTGGAGCCGATGGCACCGCGAATACATCACTGAGTTAACCAAACGCAACAAATGGAACAAAGGCGCTCATAGTATTCGCGAAGGCACCATCGTCCTAATCAGGGAGGACAACATTCCTTCGATGCAGTGGCCCTTAGGTCGCGTAATCAAGGTACACCCCGGAGCAGATGGGATAATCCGCACAGTCACGGTTAAGACAGCCAACAATACCCTGGATCGCGGCGTCAAACGATTGGTTCCCCTGCCCtga